A stretch of the Methylacidiphilum caldifontis genome encodes the following:
- a CDS encoding 3'-5' exonuclease — MSNCKIVKLETNYRSHRYIVERYDRWMKSVDWSNPNGPSYRYNKKILADPTAEHPDYPAVFSIWGRDLHDEVRRFADLVVWLKENQIIEDYSQVALLLHTVRQEYSGAYLKELAKYNIPAFCPRARAYFENQEIRDLVACFAIIFGWHDDARGKVLDLLQTLPAM, encoded by the coding sequence GAACTATCGTTCTCATCGTTACATAGTGGAACGCTACGATCGATGGATGAAATCAGTCGACTGGTCAAATCCAAATGGTCCATCATATCGTTACAACAAAAAGATTCTGGCAGATCCAACCGCGGAGCATCCAGATTATCCTGCTGTGTTCTCAATCTGGGGGCGAGATCTACATGACGAGGTGCGTCGATTTGCAGATCTAGTTGTATGGCTAAAAGAAAATCAAATAATAGAAGATTACAGCCAAGTGGCACTTCTTCTCCATACCGTTCGACAAGAGTACAGCGGGGCATACCTTAAGGAGTTGGCTAAGTATAATATCCCGGCCTTCTGTCCGAGAGCTAGGGCTTATTTTGAAAATCAAGAGATTCGTGATCTTGTTGCTTGCTTTGCAATTATCTTTGGTTGGCATGATGATGCACGAGGTAAAGTGTTGGATCTGTTGCAAACCTTGCCAGCTATGTAG
- a CDS encoding DNA methyltransferase, whose translation MAKIEIKKTELVWPGKYDDDCTLKEVPRLNLPFQVIERINESRATRESRKNGIQQTFLDIWENKEGETFEKGWRNKLIWGDNLLVMGALLEKFAGKIDLIYIDPPFATGADFSFTTEIGDCGDEVFKEQSIIEEKAYRDTWGQGLSSYLSIMYQRLIVMRNLLSEKGNILIHLDDRVSPYIKIIMDELFGTERFVNEIIWRRVTAHGDRRGCGRIHDVILWFVRTENYFFTQPGQPLRAEYIKTVLP comes from the coding sequence ATGGCAAAGATTGAGATCAAAAAGACAGAACTGGTATGGCCCGGAAAATATGATGATGATTGCACATTGAAGGAGGTTCCCCGCCTGAATCTGCCATTTCAGGTTATCGAACGCATTAACGAAAGTCGAGCTACACGTGAGTCACGGAAGAATGGTATCCAGCAGACATTCCTGGATATATGGGAAAACAAGGAAGGAGAAACATTTGAAAAAGGCTGGCGGAACAAGCTAATCTGGGGAGATAATCTGTTGGTGATGGGGGCTCTTTTGGAGAAATTTGCAGGAAAGATTGATCTCATCTACATCGACCCGCCATTTGCAACGGGGGCTGATTTCTCATTTACGACAGAGATTGGAGATTGTGGTGATGAGGTTTTTAAAGAGCAATCGATCATAGAGGAGAAGGCATATCGGGATACGTGGGGTCAAGGATTAAGTTCATATTTATCAATAATGTACCAACGCCTCATTGTTATGCGAAACCTTCTATCGGAAAAGGGGAACATACTTATTCACCTTGATGATCGGGTAAGCCCCTACATAAAGATAATAATGGATGAGCTGTTTGGGACCGAGCGTTTTGTGAACGAAATAATTTGGAGGCGAGTTACGGCCCATGGTGATCGCAGAGGTTGTGGGAGGATTCATGATGTGATTCTGTGGTTTGTCAGAACAGAGAACTATTTTTTTACACAGCCTGGCCAACCTCTCCGTGCAGAATACATCAAAACAGTTCTACCGTGA
- a CDS encoding RecB family exonuclease, whose translation MLSLEPFATAVKNENAARNLAIFSQLLNTFQTYYHYKVITYHNREKLRLDLFNSFLRLLYDGGINEYEDPDYPIPEGYVQVMTIHQAKGLEFPVVVVVSLDVQLQSPKQIDKILGPFYRRQSFEPENRITIFDRMRLFYVAFSRAQKLLVLTAHKQPKEYFASIWQGLPQWPYVQKELLVKQRFKMHERKPAKRTYSFSGDLRVYETCPRQYQFFRKYNFIPSRSGGIFFGLLVHQTIEEIHRIVLDGGLDTLNESRIRELFERTYRFLSIRESRSIGASEKDIAFNQVMNYFRQNQEEMRRVIQTEVDVSLEEDDYILTGKVDLLMGNDGKLEILDFKTSERSNDPILLAAYEDQLCMYAHILEQRYGMRPERLLLYWTAESSKHNALMEIPYRPEKVSDAAKRFDEVVKKIQKCDFRVLRIPDRKVCNECDMRHYCIKQGLINIDMA comes from the coding sequence TTGCTCTCCTTAGAGCCTTTCGCCACTGCGGTCAAAAACGAAAATGCAGCCCGGAACCTCGCAATATTCTCGCAGCTTCTAAATACTTTCCAGACTTACTACCACTATAAGGTTATTACCTACCATAACCGTGAAAAACTCCGGCTGGACCTTTTTAACAGCTTCCTTCGTCTTCTCTACGATGGAGGCATCAACGAGTACGAGGATCCAGACTATCCTATACCAGAAGGATACGTCCAGGTAATGACTATCCATCAGGCCAAAGGTCTTGAGTTCCCAGTGGTTGTGGTTGTTTCGCTTGATGTACAACTCCAAAGTCCCAAGCAAATTGATAAAATATTAGGACCTTTCTACCGCCGGCAAAGCTTTGAGCCTGAAAATCGTATAACTATTTTTGACCGGATGCGACTCTTCTACGTAGCCTTCTCAAGGGCTCAGAAATTGTTAGTACTTACTGCTCATAAACAGCCCAAAGAATATTTCGCATCAATCTGGCAGGGACTGCCTCAATGGCCTTATGTGCAGAAAGAGCTACTTGTAAAGCAGCGTTTCAAGATGCACGAGCGCAAACCAGCTAAACGCACATACAGTTTCTCAGGTGATCTTAGGGTCTATGAGACGTGTCCTCGACAGTATCAGTTCTTTCGTAAATATAATTTTATTCCTTCCCGTTCTGGAGGAATATTTTTCGGACTCCTTGTACACCAAACTATTGAAGAAATTCACCGCATTGTACTTGATGGTGGCTTAGATACCCTTAATGAATCCCGGATTCGAGAATTATTCGAACGCACATATCGATTTCTATCAATAAGAGAGTCGCGTTCTATCGGAGCATCAGAAAAAGATATTGCCTTTAATCAAGTGATGAATTATTTCCGTCAGAATCAAGAGGAGATGCGACGAGTAATCCAAACTGAAGTTGATGTTTCCCTTGAGGAGGATGATTACATCCTAACAGGGAAGGTTGACCTTCTCATGGGAAACGACGGGAAATTGGAAATACTCGATTTTAAGACCTCCGAGCGTAGTAACGATCCAATACTTTTAGCTGCCTATGAAGATCAGCTCTGTATGTATGCTCATATCCTTGAACAACGATACGGGATGCGACCTGAAAGACTATTACTATATTGGACTGCCGAGTCCAGTAAGCATAATGCATTGATGGAAATTCCATATCGTCCGGAAAAAGTATCTGATGCAGCTAAGCGCTTCGATGAAGTTGTTAAGAAGATTCAGAAATGCGACTTTCGAGTGCTCAGGATACCCGATCGTAAAGTGTGTAATGAATGCGACATGCGACATTACTGCATAAAACAAGGCTTAATAAACATCGATATGGCATGA